The following coding sequences lie in one Panicum virgatum strain AP13 chromosome 6N, P.virgatum_v5, whole genome shotgun sequence genomic window:
- the LOC120679148 gene encoding BTB/POZ and MATH domain-containing protein 2-like, whose protein sequence is MNHQMPSSKTVSTFAPQREQGTHLFHILGYSQHWAAGASECKCIGSDKFPVGGHEWRLVFDGAPGKDASGSNRDYVVAGVYLVGKNIKVQASLELRLLDQSTGPSLTVHKEASIVFDTNERSRIAVCVIKRKLFKSTTYLQDDRLTIECIITVSKEPRVTGTKWFPRIEVPPSDIAQHFGKFLETKEGVDVTFSVGGVDLTAHKMVLATRSPVFRAELYGPMKEGGTEPIVVEDIHPDVFRGLLHFIYNDSLPPFDDLMEDDYGEMIRHLLVAADRYAMDRLKLMCQSILCEGLHVQTVATTLALADQHHCDMLKDACIEFIICSNAMDAVAATPGYKNLKRTCSSVVIEALEKTSRIRKA, encoded by the coding sequence ATGAATCACCAGATGCCGAGCTCGAAGACCGTTTCGACCTTCGCCCCGCAGAGGGAGCAGGGCACGCATTTGTTTCACATCTTGGGGTACAGCCAACATTGGGCCGCTGGTGCCTCCGAGTGCAAGTGCATCGGATCAGACAAGTTCCCCGTTGGTGGGCACGAATGGAGACTTGTGTTTGATGGGGCCCCTGGAAAGGACGCATCGGGTTCCAATCGTGACTACGTTGTAGCTGGAGTCTACCTGGTGGGCAAGAACATCAAGGTCCAGGCCTCATTGGAGCTAAGACTGCTCGACCAGAGCACTGGGCCATCCTTAACAGTGCACAAGGAGGCATCGATAGTATTTGACACCAATGAGCGCAGCAGGATTGCTGTGTGTGTGATTAAACGGAAACTGTTCAAATCAACGACGTACCTTCAGGATGATCGCCTCACAATCGAATGCATTATCACTGTTAGCAAAGAACCACGGGTAACAGGAACCAAATGGTTCCCTAGGATCGAAGTGCCCCCATCTGACATTGCACAGCATTTTGGCAAGTTTTTGGAAACAAAGGAAGGAGTGGATGTCACATTCAGTGTTGGTGGAGTCGATTTGACAGCGCACAAGATGGTGCTCGCCACTCGGTCACCTGTCTTCAGAGCAGAACTCTATGGACCTATGAAGGAGGGAGGAACAGAGCCCATAGTTGTCGAAGATATTCATCCTGATGTTTTCAGGGGCCTTCTCCATTTCATCTATAATGACTCCTTGCCTCCTTTTGATGATCTCATGGAAGATGATTATGGTGAAATGATCCGCCACTTGCTTGTGGCTGCGGATCGATATGCCATGGACAGGCTAAAGCTCATGTGCCAAAGCATCCTCTGTGAAGGTCTTCATGTGCAGACAGTGGCAACCACGTTGGCTTTAGCGGATCAACATCACTGTGATATGCTTAAGGATGCCTGTATTGAGTTTATCATCTGTTCAAATGCAATGGATGCTGTGGCAGCAACCCCCGGTTACAAGAATCTGAAAAGAACTTGCTCATCTGTTGTGATAGAAGCATTGGAGAAGACAAGTAGGATTCGTAAAGCATGA
- the LOC120677934 gene encoding BTB/POZ and MATH domain-containing protein 2-like, translating to RLLNQGTGPSLTVHKEASRVFDTNERSRCALCVVKRKLFESTTYLQDDRLTIECIITVSKEPRVTGTKSFPRIEVPPSDIVEHFGKLLETKEGVDVTFSVGGVDLKAHKMVLAAQSPVFRAELYGPMKEGGTEPIVVEDIHPDVFRGLLHFIYNDSLPPFDDLMEDDYGEMIHHLLVAADRYAMERLKLMCQSILCEGLHVQTVATTLALADQHHCDMLKDACIEFIICSNAMDAVAATPGYKNLKRTCPSVVIEALEKTSRIRRA from the coding sequence AGATTGCTCAACCAGGGCACTGGGCCATCCTTAACAGTGCACAAGGAGGCATCGAGAGTATTTGACACCAATGAGCGCAGCAGGTGTGCTCTGTGTGTGGTAAAACGGAAACTGTTTGAATCAACGACGTACCTTCAGGATGATCGCCTCACAATCGAATGTATTATCACTGTTAGCAAAGAACCACGGGTAACAGGAACCAAATCGTTCCCAAGGATCGAAGTGCCGCCATCTGATATTGTAGAGCATTTTGGCAAGCTTTTGGAAACAAAGGAAGGTGTGGATGTCACATTCAGTGTTGGTGGAGTCGATTTGAAAGCACACAAGATGGTGCTCGCCGCTCAGTCACCCGTCTTCAGAGCGGAACTCTATGGACCTATGAAGGAGGGAGGAACAGAGCCCATAGTCGTTGAAGATATTCATCCTGATGTTTTCAGGGGCCTTCTCCATTTCATCTATAATGACTCATTGCCTCCTTTTGATGATCTCATGGAAGATGATTATGGTGAAATGATCCACCACTTGCTTGTGGCTGCGGATCGATATGCCATGGAGAGGCTAAAGCTCATGTGCCAAAGCATCCTCTGCGAAGGTCTTCATGTGCAGACAGTGGCAACCACGTTGGCTTTAGCGGATCAACATCACTGTGATATGCTTAAGGATGCCTGCATTGAGTTTATCATCTGTTCAAATGCAATGGATGCTGTGGCAGCGACCCCCGGTTACAAGAATCTGAAAAGAACTTGCCCATCTGTTGTGATAGAAGCATTGGAGAAGACAAGTAGGATTCGTAGAGCATGA
- the LOC120677935 gene encoding BTB/POZ and MATH domain-containing protein 2-like, producing the protein MPIPTTISTCTPETEQGKHVFRIVGYSQQSGLIRSAIFTVGGHGWVVSLCPDTMGQELNAVWVLVSLGFKGTSKVRASFGLKLVDQCTGVSFSVHKGAPMTFSPDGTRETFLMKKRSMFESPNYLRDDCLTIECVVSLTNGRRLTEATPLPRIEVPPPDITEHFAKLLEIEEGVDVTFSVGGVMFKAHKMVLAARSPVFRAELYGPMREEGRKAIVIEDVQPDVFRAFLHFIYSDSLPPLDDLSADDYGEMIRHLLVAADRYAMERLKLMCQSILCESLDVQTVATTLALADQHHCHKLKDACIEFMTNMMDTVVATQGYKNLKRTCPSVAFEALEKTKRIRKA; encoded by the coding sequence ATGCCGATACCGACGACCATCTCGACGTGCACGCCGGAGACGGAGCAGGGCAAGCATGTGTTTCGCATCGTCGGGTACAGCCAGCAGAGTGGCCTCATCAGATCCGCCATCTTCACCGTCGGCGGGCATGgctgggtagtttccttgtgtCCTGATACTATGGGCCAAGAGTTGAATGCTGTTTGGGTACTGGTTTCGCTCGGGTTCAAGGGAACCAGCAAGGTGCGGGCATCCTTCGGGCTGAAGTTGGTTGACCAGTGCACTGGGGTATCCTTCTCGGTGCATAAGGGGGCACCGATGACGTTCAGTCCCGACGGTACCAGAGAGACATTCCTTATGAAAAAACGGAGCATGTTCGAGTCGCCGAATTACCTTCGTGACGACTGCCTCACGATCGAATGTGTTGTCTCTCTTACCAATGGGCGACGGTTAACTGAAGCCACGCCATTACCAAGAATTGAAGTACCGCCTCCTGACATCACAGAGCATTTTGCCAAGCTGCTGGAAATAGAGGAAGGAGTAGATGTCACTTTCAGTGTAGGTGGAGTCATGTTCAAGGCCCACAAGATGGTGCTTGCCGCGCGGTCGCCCGTCTTCAGAGCAGAGCTCTATGGGCCTATgagggaggaaggaaggaaggccATAGTCATCGAGGATGTGCAGCCAGATGTTTTCAGGGCCTTTCTCCATTTCATCTATAGCGACTCTTTGCCTCCTTTGGATGATCTGAGTGCAGATGACTATGGTGAAATGATCCGTCACTTGCTTGTGGCTGCGGATCGATATGCCATGGAGAGGCtaaagctgatgtgccaaagcATCCTTTGTGAAAGTCTGGATGTGCAGACAGTGGCAACCACATTGGCATTAGCTGATCAACATCACTGTCATAAGCTTAAGGATGCTTGCATTGAATTTATGACAAATATGATGGACACAGTGGTGGCAACCCAAGGTTACAAGAATCTGAAAAGAACTTGCCCATCTGTTGCATttgaagcattggagaagacAAAAAGGATTCGTAAAGCATGA